The following coding sequences are from one Leptolyngbya sp. NIES-3755 window:
- a CDS encoding transcriptional regulator, TetR family (similar to AA sequence:cyanobase_aa:Ava_1093): MSQSHRMRRQPQQSRSQERVKQILDVSEQLFVELGYEATTTRTIAARAEISVGSLYQFFPDKEAILRALAIRYLETQYQKFLELHTTETVTMPLVGYVDRLVNVFDRFYTDYPGSRAVFEQLLETITWSAIEQIDTVEYQVVDEFARFFHSRNSELSIAKCERISLVITKTITELLWLSLERDQEFRQELVAETKLLILSYLRHYFELN, from the coding sequence ATGTCTCAAAGTCATCGGATGCGACGGCAACCTCAGCAAAGTCGTAGTCAGGAACGGGTTAAGCAAATTTTGGATGTGTCCGAGCAACTGTTTGTTGAACTTGGATATGAAGCGACCACAACAAGAACGATCGCGGCTCGTGCAGAAATTTCTGTGGGTTCGCTTTATCAATTTTTCCCAGATAAAGAAGCGATTTTGAGAGCGTTGGCAATTCGGTATTTGGAAACTCAGTATCAGAAATTTCTCGAATTGCACACAACAGAAACAGTCACAATGCCGTTAGTCGGTTATGTCGATCGCTTGGTGAATGTGTTTGATCGGTTCTATACGGACTATCCTGGATCTCGTGCAGTGTTTGAGCAGTTATTAGAAACGATCACTTGGAGCGCGATCGAGCAAATCGATACAGTTGAATATCAAGTCGTTGATGAATTTGCTCGATTTTTTCACAGTCGAAATTCTGAGTTGTCGATCGCTAAATGCGAGCGAATTTCGCTGGTGATTACTAAAACAATTACTGAGCTTTTATGGCTCTCGCTTGAACGTGATCAAGAGTTTCGTCAAGAACTGGTCGCAGAAACTAAGCTGCTGATTCTAAGCTATCTTCGACACTATTTCGAGTTGAATTAA
- a CDS encoding putative flavin-containing amine oxidase (similar to AA sequence:cyanobase_aa:slr5093): MATLTRRSLLSLPFAIPFFSRMIKPTPAQISSEQTHYDTIIIGAGAAGLAAARSLQDANRSVLILEARDRIGGRVQTNYDFAPHPVECGAEYIHGENVLTWKWVRRFGLKTLPVFAQDKNQFMYVNQKLLPFSQWSTLPGMEMLDLMNDSSIDELLTQWTNSKKPDISLAQLLSAQQIFLSPDIHRIVNHFLSGAYAANLDQLGVYGLVELTNEGDGDHNFRLKEGYSHFFDRFATGLKIQTSTPVKKIRWSATGATVETETNQTYTAKQIIITLPLALLQSEAVEFEPKLPDTKLSAIHGLGSGHITKLILKFDQPFWSNQLELCSTTLDSQMWWRPGWKRNNEAPILTAFTGADGADRLSKLGREKTIQLGLSDLEQMFDVQLRDRLIDALFVDWQSDPYSKMAYSYVPVNGVGLRSQLAQPIDRVLFFAGEATHPTRAATVHGAFESGIRAAEEILSIKNSRIS; the protein is encoded by the coding sequence ATGGCAACGCTCACTCGTCGATCGCTCCTTTCTCTTCCCTTTGCGATTCCGTTTTTCAGCAGAATGATCAAGCCTACACCCGCTCAAATTTCTTCTGAGCAAACGCACTATGACACGATCATTATTGGTGCAGGTGCAGCAGGACTAGCAGCGGCTCGATCACTACAAGATGCAAATCGATCCGTTTTGATTTTGGAAGCCCGCGATCGCATCGGTGGCAGAGTTCAGACAAACTATGATTTCGCGCCCCATCCGGTTGAATGCGGTGCGGAGTACATTCACGGCGAAAACGTTCTGACCTGGAAATGGGTGCGACGTTTCGGATTGAAAACGCTCCCTGTGTTCGCTCAGGACAAAAACCAATTTATGTATGTCAATCAGAAGCTACTTCCATTTAGTCAATGGTCTACTTTACCCGGAATGGAAATGCTCGATTTGATGAATGACTCTTCGATCGATGAGTTACTAACCCAATGGACGAACAGCAAAAAACCGGATATTAGTCTGGCACAGCTTCTTTCTGCTCAGCAAATCTTCTTATCACCAGACATTCATCGAATTGTGAATCATTTTCTCAGTGGTGCTTATGCAGCAAACCTTGATCAACTGGGAGTATATGGATTAGTCGAGCTAACAAATGAGGGAGATGGCGATCATAATTTCCGACTCAAAGAAGGCTACTCTCATTTTTTCGATCGATTTGCCACAGGTTTAAAGATTCAAACTTCAACTCCAGTAAAAAAGATCCGTTGGAGTGCAACAGGCGCAACGGTTGAAACTGAGACAAATCAAACTTACACAGCAAAACAAATAATCATCACTTTGCCACTGGCTTTATTGCAATCAGAAGCCGTGGAATTTGAACCCAAGCTACCCGACACCAAACTCAGCGCGATTCATGGTCTCGGTTCAGGACACATCACAAAACTCATCCTGAAATTTGATCAGCCGTTTTGGTCAAACCAACTCGAACTTTGCTCGACAACGCTCGATTCTCAGATGTGGTGGCGACCCGGCTGGAAACGTAACAATGAAGCACCGATTCTCACTGCATTCACTGGCGCAGATGGAGCCGATCGACTAAGCAAACTGGGACGAGAAAAAACAATTCAACTTGGATTAAGCGATCTAGAGCAAATGTTTGATGTGCAATTACGCGATCGATTAATCGATGCCCTGTTTGTTGATTGGCAATCTGATCCCTACTCAAAAATGGCTTATTCCTATGTTCCGGTAAACGGTGTGGGATTGCGATCGCAACTCGCGCAACCTATCGATCGAGTTCTCTTCTTTGCAGGTGAAGCCACCCATCCCACTCGTGCCGCAACCGTTCATGGTGCATTTGAAAGCGGCATCAGAGCCGCCGAAGAAATTTTGTCAATAAAAAACTCCCGAATCTCATGA
- a CDS encoding translation initiation factor IF-2 (similar to AA sequence:cyanobase_aa:LBDG_34660), with protein sequence MNNGKVRIYELSKELNLDNRDILAICEQLNIAVKSHSSTITETEAQQIRATAEKYAASQPTRSASTRPTAPQSVESRKKTPLNIQKKQQILEIRRPITRSTAEKESSDLRTPQPPQSSPAAQSPAAKSPEPPRPSRPTPTPERSTPVEAESQPDVEPVSEPVEPTVTPKVAKVEAALKPEPTLQSSPSRPSPPARPASTVSKPVLKRDKPATPEQTDNRQPSRDARPDRPQRPSINKRPGAPGKPGEAAPRPQQIVELRRPKSAQDETATEDGTTPVLRSRPVKPTMPDAIATTPDLTLNKPTPPKRRTKVWEDEEDEVQESSEKAAKLGKGKRRGPRIQEDDDDDLDLLNEDEEGAVSQAQVSLSLARPAKPKGLPGQQQVRPVATSAPTQRKRNNYRDRRNNRNDSEKAERPEIITLTGGLTVQELSNLLVVSPTEIITKLFMKGIAATITQMLDVETATMVAEEYGILVEVGTKEAAARKVTEMVDADDLDHLIRRPPVVTIMGHVDHGKTTLLDSIRKTKVAAGEAGGITQHIGAYHVDVEHNGQMQQVVFLDTPGHEAFTAMRARGARVTDVAILVVAADDGVRPQTIEAISHARAAEVPIIVAINKVDKEGAQPDRVKQELTEYSLVPEEWGGDTIMVPVSALTGDNLDTLLEMILLVSEVEDLNANPDRPARGTVIEAHLDKAKGPVATLLIQNGTLKVGDVLVAGSALGKVRAMVDDRGQRVQIASPSFAVEVLGLADVPAAGDEFQVFTEEKEARSVASDRADEQRTSRLLAAMSSRRVSLNTLSAKAQEGELKELNLVLKADVQGSIEAILGALSQLPQNEVQVRVLFSAPGEISETDVDLAAASDAVIIGFNTTLAPGARQAADRAGVDVRDYNIIYNLLDDIEGAMEGLLEPELVEEGLGQAEVRAVFPVGRGAVAGCYVQSGKLIRNCKVRIHRGGKLIHSGNLDSLKRMREDAREVNSGYECGIGLDDFKDWVEGDTIEAYKMVTKRRTLAR encoded by the coding sequence ATGAACAACGGCAAAGTCAGAATTTACGAGCTATCCAAAGAATTGAACTTAGACAACCGAGACATTCTCGCAATTTGCGAACAATTAAATATCGCGGTCAAGAGCCACAGCAGCACGATCACGGAAACCGAAGCGCAACAAATTCGCGCTACCGCTGAAAAGTACGCTGCCAGTCAACCGACTCGAAGTGCCTCTACCCGCCCAACTGCCCCCCAATCTGTTGAATCAAGAAAGAAAACGCCCTTGAATATTCAGAAGAAACAGCAAATCTTAGAAATTCGTCGTCCGATTACGCGATCGACTGCCGAAAAGGAATCCTCCGATCTTCGCACTCCTCAGCCCCCTCAGTCTTCCCCGGCAGCCCAGTCTCCGGCGGCAAAATCCCCTGAGCCTCCGCGTCCCTCGCGTCCGACTCCAACTCCAGAGCGATCGACTCCCGTTGAGGCTGAATCTCAACCCGATGTCGAACCCGTTTCGGAGCCAGTTGAACCAACCGTAACTCCGAAAGTGGCAAAGGTTGAAGCTGCTCTAAAACCTGAACCGACGCTGCAATCCTCTCCTTCGCGTCCATCACCGCCTGCTCGTCCTGCTTCCACAGTGAGCAAGCCTGTCCTGAAGCGCGACAAGCCTGCAACTCCAGAGCAGACGGACAATCGGCAACCGTCGCGTGATGCTAGACCTGATCGACCGCAACGCCCTTCGATCAACAAGCGTCCTGGCGCACCTGGAAAACCAGGAGAAGCGGCTCCCAGACCTCAACAAATCGTTGAACTGCGACGACCGAAATCGGCTCAAGATGAGACAGCAACCGAAGACGGCACGACTCCCGTATTGCGATCGCGCCCAGTCAAACCGACGATGCCCGATGCGATCGCGACCACGCCTGATCTGACATTAAACAAGCCCACTCCGCCAAAACGTCGTACCAAAGTTTGGGAAGATGAAGAAGACGAAGTGCAAGAATCCTCCGAGAAGGCAGCGAAGCTCGGCAAAGGCAAGCGTCGCGGTCCTCGGATTCAGGAGGATGATGATGACGATCTCGATCTGCTCAACGAAGATGAAGAAGGAGCAGTGAGTCAGGCTCAAGTCAGCTTGTCCCTTGCTCGTCCTGCAAAACCGAAAGGTTTACCTGGACAGCAGCAAGTTCGACCTGTGGCAACTTCGGCTCCGACTCAGCGTAAGCGGAATAACTACCGCGATCGACGCAATAATCGCAACGATTCCGAAAAAGCAGAACGTCCAGAAATCATTACGCTCACGGGCGGACTCACCGTTCAAGAGTTGTCCAATCTGCTCGTCGTTTCTCCGACCGAAATTATCACGAAGCTCTTTATGAAGGGCATCGCTGCCACCATCACGCAAATGCTGGATGTGGAAACGGCGACGATGGTTGCTGAAGAGTACGGCATTCTGGTGGAAGTTGGCACGAAAGAAGCCGCTGCTAGGAAAGTCACTGAGATGGTGGATGCGGATGACCTGGATCACCTGATTCGTCGTCCTCCAGTCGTCACCATCATGGGTCACGTTGATCACGGTAAGACGACGCTGCTTGACTCGATTCGTAAGACGAAAGTGGCAGCCGGAGAAGCGGGTGGAATCACTCAGCATATTGGGGCATACCACGTCGATGTGGAACATAACGGTCAAATGCAGCAAGTCGTGTTCTTGGATACTCCAGGTCACGAAGCGTTTACCGCGATGAGAGCACGTGGAGCACGAGTCACCGACGTGGCAATCTTGGTCGTCGCTGCGGATGATGGGGTTCGACCTCAGACAATTGAAGCGATCAGCCATGCGAGAGCGGCAGAAGTGCCAATTATTGTGGCGATCAACAAGGTTGACAAAGAAGGGGCACAACCCGATCGAGTCAAGCAAGAGTTGACTGAGTACAGCCTTGTGCCAGAAGAATGGGGTGGTGACACGATCATGGTTCCGGTGAGTGCGTTGACGGGTGACAATCTCGACACGCTGCTGGAAATGATTCTGCTGGTCTCGGAAGTCGAAGATCTGAATGCAAATCCAGATCGACCTGCACGGGGAACCGTGATTGAAGCGCATTTGGATAAGGCGAAGGGACCTGTCGCGACCTTGCTGATTCAGAATGGAACACTCAAAGTTGGGGATGTTCTAGTCGCAGGATCAGCGCTCGGTAAAGTGCGGGCGATGGTAGACGATCGAGGACAGCGCGTTCAAATCGCGAGTCCATCGTTTGCGGTCGAGGTGCTTGGTTTGGCGGATGTTCCGGCAGCCGGGGACGAGTTCCAAGTCTTTACCGAAGAGAAAGAAGCGCGATCGGTCGCATCGGATCGGGCAGATGAACAGCGGACTTCTCGACTGTTGGCAGCAATGTCTTCGCGTCGAGTGAGTTTGAATACGCTGTCTGCGAAGGCGCAAGAAGGCGAACTCAAGGAATTGAATCTCGTGCTGAAAGCGGATGTGCAGGGTTCGATCGAGGCAATTCTGGGTGCATTGAGCCAGTTGCCACAGAACGAAGTCCAGGTGCGCGTCTTGTTCTCGGCTCCAGGTGAGATTTCTGAAACAGATGTCGATCTTGCGGCGGCGAGTGATGCGGTGATTATCGGATTCAATACCACGTTGGCTCCGGGTGCGCGTCAGGCTGCCGATCGAGCAGGCGTAGATGTACGTGACTACAACATCATTTACAACCTGTTGGATGATATCGAAGGCGCGATGGAAGGTCTGCTGGAACCGGAACTGGTCGAGGAAGGACTCGGACAGGCGGAAGTTCGGGCAGTGTTCCCAGTGGGACGTGGAGCGGTTGCGGGCTGTTATGTGCAGTCTGGTAAGCTCATCCGGAACTGCAAAGTGCGGATTCATCGTGGCGGTAAGCTGATTCACTCTGGCAACTTGGATTCGCTGAAGCGGATGAGAGAGGATGCACGGGAAGTGAATTCGGGTTACGAGTGCGGTATCGGCTTGGATGACTTCAAGGATTGGGTTGAAGGTGACACCATCGAGGCTTACAAGATGGTCACGAAGCGGAGAACGCTTGCCCGATAG
- a CDS encoding hypothetical protein (similar to AA sequence:cyanobase_aa:Npun_R5774), which translates to MPSNLRRCLSCRKVAPKEEFLRVVRLFPSHEISIDQGMGRSAYLCPTPNCIQTAQKKDRLSRALKATVPLSIYQILKQKQAEISSLTQPELY; encoded by the coding sequence ATGCCCTCGAATCTTCGTCGCTGTCTCAGTTGTCGCAAAGTCGCACCCAAAGAAGAATTCCTTCGAGTGGTGCGGCTTTTTCCGTCTCATGAAATCTCGATCGATCAAGGCATGGGACGCTCCGCCTACCTCTGCCCCACCCCCAACTGCATTCAAACCGCCCAGAAAAAAGATCGCCTCAGTCGCGCCCTGAAAGCGACCGTTCCACTCAGTATTTATCAAATCTTGAAGCAAAAACAGGCAGAGATTTCTTCGCTCACCCAACCTGAGCTATACTAG
- a CDS encoding transcription elongation factor NusA (similar to AA sequence:cyanobase_aa:LBDG_34650) — MSMVALPGLKDMIDGISRERNLPKHAVQAALKEALMKGYERFRRTQKIDGDGFDEEYFDNFEVELDVEEEGFRVLATKTIVEEVSNLDHQISLTEVQEVAAEAQTGDTVVLDVTPDQGDFGRMAAIQTKQVLAQKLRDQQRKLIQEEFQDLEGTILQARVLRFERQSVIMAVVSGFGQPEVEAELLKRDQLPNDNYRANATFRVYLKKVSEGSHRGPQLLVSRADAGLVVYLFENEVPEIQDDVVRIVAVAREANPPSRHVGPRTKIAVDTLERDVDPVGACIGARGSRIQAVVNELRGEKIDVIRWSPDPATYIANALSPARVDEVRLVDPEGRQAHVLVGEDQLSLAIGKEGQNVRLAARLTGWKIDIKDSRKYDADAESQKIAEVIEARRQSQPPVDEYEDEEEYEEEETVTTPEPELEEQEV; from the coding sequence ATGTCAATGGTCGCTCTGCCCGGACTCAAAGACATGATCGACGGCATCAGCCGTGAACGCAATTTGCCCAAACACGCAGTCCAAGCCGCTCTCAAAGAAGCCTTAATGAAAGGTTACGAGCGATTCCGCCGGACTCAAAAGATTGATGGTGATGGCTTCGACGAAGAATATTTCGACAATTTTGAAGTAGAACTCGATGTCGAAGAAGAAGGCTTTCGAGTGTTGGCAACGAAAACGATCGTTGAAGAAGTCAGCAACCTAGATCACCAAATTTCTCTAACCGAGGTCCAAGAAGTCGCTGCTGAAGCTCAAACAGGCGATACGGTCGTCTTAGATGTGACCCCAGATCAAGGCGATTTCGGGCGTATGGCAGCGATTCAAACCAAACAAGTTCTGGCTCAAAAACTGCGGGATCAACAGCGCAAACTGATTCAGGAAGAATTCCAAGATTTAGAAGGTACGATTTTACAAGCGCGAGTTCTCCGATTCGAGCGGCAGTCAGTGATCATGGCGGTCGTCAGCGGATTCGGTCAGCCTGAAGTCGAAGCTGAATTGCTCAAACGCGATCAACTCCCGAACGATAACTATCGAGCGAATGCGACTTTCCGAGTTTATTTAAAGAAAGTGAGTGAAGGTTCTCATCGCGGTCCTCAATTGCTCGTATCCAGAGCCGATGCAGGTTTAGTCGTTTATCTATTCGAGAACGAAGTTCCTGAAATCCAAGATGATGTCGTGCGGATCGTAGCGGTCGCCCGTGAAGCAAATCCGCCTTCTCGTCACGTTGGACCTCGAACCAAAATTGCGGTAGACACTTTAGAACGTGATGTTGATCCCGTTGGAGCTTGTATCGGTGCGCGTGGCTCTCGAATTCAAGCCGTAGTGAATGAACTGCGGGGAGAGAAAATCGACGTGATTCGCTGGTCACCCGATCCCGCAACTTATATCGCGAATGCCTTGAGTCCTGCGCGAGTGGATGAGGTCCGCCTGGTTGATCCCGAAGGTCGTCAAGCGCACGTTCTTGTTGGAGAAGATCAACTGAGTTTAGCGATCGGTAAAGAAGGTCAAAACGTCCGTCTCGCTGCCCGCCTCACTGGATGGAAAATCGACATCAAAGACAGCCGTAAATACGATGCTGATGCGGAATCTCAGAAGATTGCAGAAGTGATCGAAGCTCGTCGCCAATCTCAGCCGCCAGTCGATGAATACGAAGACGAGGAAGAGTACGAAGAAGAGGAAACCGTAACGACTCCAGAGCCAGAACTCGAAGAACAGGAGGTTTAA
- a CDS encoding ribosome maturation factor rimP (similar to AA sequence:cyanobase_aa:LBDG_34640), producing the protein MAHPLIPQILEMAAPVAESIDLEVVHAVFQTNQNPPVLRIDVRNKQEDTGLDDCERMSRALEPLLDELLPDQYVLEVSSPGISKILTSDREFISFRGFPAMVTTSEPFQGHIYWEGKLIRRDEENVYISKKGRTIALPRSIVASVQLTESED; encoded by the coding sequence ATGGCGCATCCTTTGATTCCTCAAATTTTAGAAATGGCGGCTCCAGTGGCGGAGTCGATCGATCTAGAAGTCGTTCATGCCGTGTTTCAGACCAATCAAAATCCGCCCGTGTTGCGGATCGATGTGCGAAACAAGCAGGAAGATACAGGACTCGATGACTGTGAACGAATGAGTCGCGCCTTGGAGCCGCTTTTAGATGAATTGCTGCCGGATCAGTACGTGTTGGAAGTCTCTAGTCCTGGAATTTCTAAAATCCTGACCAGCGATCGAGAATTCATCTCGTTCCGAGGCTTTCCCGCGATGGTCACGACTTCTGAACCCTTTCAAGGTCACATTTATTGGGAAGGAAAGCTGATTCGACGGGACGAAGAAAACGTCTACATCAGCAAAAAAGGACGCACGATCGCGCTACCAAGATCGATCGTTGCCAGCGTTCAACTGACCGAAAGCGAAGACTGA
- a CDS encoding S-layer region-like protein (similar to AA sequence:cyanobase_aa:LBDG_34630), whose amino-acid sequence MTVNLFKFNGQFGLISLFAGSLSLIATSAIASEPAQPTMPPSAGVTAQPSPTMSQLPSVAQLSNGSTSSMGQVTSVSQLSDVRPTDWAFQALQSLVERYGCIAGYPDRTYRGNRALTRFEFAAGLNACLDRVNELIAASTADLVKKEDLATLQKLQEQFAAELATIRGRVDALEARTTTLERQQFSTTTKLQGEAIFSVAGAYGGSPAGSDANTVFNNRVRLNFNTSFTGRDLLITGIQSQNFGASGLVGSGSSLAQTLGLADPVFGSSSNLRLAYEPQFPTVDPSTLTARGAGNSATVYKLLYIFPVADRFTAFAGTNAEVSDAFPSILPWASEGQGALSRFASLPAAQRVSGGTSQTGLAAAAGVIFNLSDAIDIRALYGSVNANIPGNRGLAGGTPLGAGIGGGSYVAAAQVTIKPSPAFNIGLNYANSYHQINILGTGLSSSDIGAIALTGVPFATALDEGIRLNTLGASASFQLSPNITLAGSYSYIFSNLVDVDARTNFDSWLVGLYVTDLFKKGNSAGIIFGQPLKRVSTGGIAFNPEDRTPYQIEGFFNFRVNDNLSITPGVFAIFNPEGLSANDTAIVPVIRSTFTF is encoded by the coding sequence ATGACTGTGAATCTATTCAAATTCAATGGACAGTTCGGATTGATTAGCCTGTTTGCAGGTTCTCTCAGCTTGATTGCCACGAGTGCGATCGCTTCAGAACCCGCCCAGCCAACGATGCCTCCATCAGCAGGCGTGACGGCTCAACCCAGTCCCACGATGAGCCAACTTCCGTCGGTCGCTCAGTTGAGCAATGGTTCGACGAGTTCAATGGGACAAGTCACTTCGGTGTCTCAGCTTTCCGATGTTCGCCCGACTGACTGGGCGTTCCAAGCACTCCAATCCCTGGTTGAACGCTACGGCTGTATCGCAGGTTATCCCGATCGTACTTATCGGGGCAATCGCGCTCTGACTCGTTTCGAGTTCGCGGCTGGTTTGAATGCTTGTCTCGATCGCGTGAACGAACTCATTGCAGCCTCAACCGCTGATTTGGTTAAAAAAGAAGACCTGGCAACCCTACAAAAGCTGCAAGAGCAGTTCGCAGCAGAGTTGGCAACAATTCGAGGACGTGTGGATGCGCTCGAAGCCCGCACAACCACCTTGGAGAGACAGCAGTTCTCGACCACGACGAAACTTCAAGGGGAAGCAATCTTCAGTGTCGCTGGTGCATACGGTGGTTCTCCCGCTGGATCGGATGCGAATACCGTTTTCAACAACCGCGTTCGATTGAACTTCAACACGAGCTTTACTGGAAGAGATTTGCTGATCACTGGGATTCAATCTCAGAATTTTGGAGCCAGCGGTTTAGTCGGTAGCGGTTCCAGCCTTGCTCAAACCTTGGGACTGGCTGATCCAGTGTTTGGCTCTTCAAGCAATCTCAGACTTGCTTATGAGCCTCAGTTTCCAACCGTTGATCCTTCGACTTTAACGGCGAGAGGAGCAGGAAACAGCGCAACCGTTTACAAGCTCCTGTACATTTTCCCAGTTGCCGATCGCTTTACTGCGTTCGCGGGAACCAATGCAGAAGTTTCCGACGCTTTCCCCTCGATTTTGCCTTGGGCAAGTGAAGGACAAGGAGCGCTCTCTCGGTTCGCCTCGCTTCCTGCGGCTCAACGGGTTTCAGGTGGGACTTCCCAAACCGGACTCGCAGCGGCAGCGGGTGTAATCTTCAATCTTTCGGATGCGATCGACATTCGTGCCCTTTACGGTTCTGTGAACGCGAACATTCCTGGAAACCGAGGTCTCGCGGGTGGAACTCCCCTGGGTGCGGGGATCGGTGGCGGAAGTTACGTCGCAGCGGCACAAGTGACGATCAAACCCTCTCCTGCGTTTAACATCGGGCTGAACTATGCGAACAGCTATCACCAAATCAACATTTTGGGAACGGGCTTGAGCAGTTCAGATATTGGCGCGATCGCATTAACGGGTGTTCCGTTTGCAACCGCACTCGATGAAGGAATTCGCCTAAATACCCTTGGTGCATCAGCTTCCTTCCAACTGTCGCCGAATATCACCCTGGCAGGCTCCTACTCGTACATCTTCTCGAATTTGGTCGATGTCGATGCTCGTACCAACTTTGATTCCTGGCTGGTTGGGCTTTATGTCACCGACTTGTTCAAGAAGGGCAATTCGGCGGGAATTATCTTCGGTCAACCGCTTAAACGGGTAAGCACAGGCGGGATTGCGTTCAACCCGGAAGATAGAACGCCTTATCAAATTGAAGGCTTCTTTAACTTCCGTGTGAATGACAATCTCAGCATCACTCCGGGCGTGTTTGCGATCTTCAATCCTGAAGGACTGAGCGCGAACGATACTGCGATCGTGCCTGTGATTCGATCGACCTTCACGTTCTAA
- a CDS encoding ribosomal protein L35 (similar to AA sequence:cyanobase_aa:LBDG_34620) — protein MPKLKTRKSAQKRFKATGGGKIQRRRTHGNHLLFHKSMSRRRRIAGGDLVNERDEANVRLMMPYL, from the coding sequence ATGCCGAAGCTGAAAACCCGTAAATCTGCACAAAAGCGTTTTAAAGCAACTGGTGGTGGCAAGATCCAGCGCCGTCGCACTCATGGAAATCACTTGCTGTTTCACAAGAGTATGAGCCGTCGTCGTCGAATTGCAGGCGGAGACTTGGTGAACGAACGGGATGAAGCGAATGTTCGGTTGATGATGCCTTACCTCTGA
- a CDS encoding ribosomal protein L20 (similar to AA sequence:cyanobase_aa:LBDG_34610) has translation MARVKRGNVARKRRKKILKLAKGFRGSHSRLFRTANQQVMKALRNAYRDRRKKKRDFRRLWITRINAAARQQGISYSQLIGKLKKADIVINRKMLAQLAVLDPAGFAKVVEKAIQA, from the coding sequence ATGGCACGGGTGAAGCGCGGCAATGTGGCTCGGAAACGCCGCAAGAAGATTTTGAAACTCGCGAAGGGCTTTCGTGGCTCTCATTCTCGGTTGTTCCGCACAGCGAATCAGCAGGTGATGAAAGCGCTGCGGAATGCGTATCGCGATCGTCGTAAGAAGAAACGTGATTTCCGCCGTTTGTGGATCACTCGGATCAACGCGGCTGCACGTCAACAAGGAATTAGCTACAGCCAACTGATCGGCAAGCTGAAGAAAGCAGATATCGTGATCAACCGTAAGATGCTGGCTCAATTGGCAGTTCTCGATCCGGCTGGATTCGCGAAAGTTGTTGAGAAAGCCATTCAAGCTTAG
- a CDS encoding glutamine-binding protein of glutamine ABC transporter (similar to AA sequence:cyanobase_aa:LBDG_34600), whose translation MKQRFVAFLILMGMQLIVSPSLFAADLRTIAQRNKLIVAVKDNVRPLGFRDAQGKLQGFEIEIAQRLAQELFGRSIPIEFRPVTNRDRLNVVVDEKVDFAIARVTVNSSRARIVAFSEPYYLDGTGIITKNSAIQTQRDLANQTIAVLNNSSTIAALRFQFPQVKLVGVDSYQAGKQLIESGQAIGFAGDVSVLTGWTQDFPEYRILPFRIAAEPLAIVFPKGLESDELRRAVDQILRRWKAEGWLQQRATYWGLP comes from the coding sequence ATGAAACAGCGATTCGTCGCATTTTTGATTCTGATGGGGATGCAATTGATTGTGTCCCCTTCTTTGTTTGCAGCGGATTTAAGAACGATCGCACAACGAAATAAGCTAATCGTGGCAGTCAAAGACAACGTTCGACCGCTCGGATTTCGAGATGCTCAGGGCAAGTTACAAGGCTTTGAAATCGAGATTGCACAGCGATTGGCACAAGAGTTATTTGGACGATCAATTCCGATCGAGTTTCGACCTGTTACGAATCGCGATCGACTTAACGTGGTTGTGGATGAAAAAGTCGATTTCGCGATCGCTCGTGTCACGGTAAATTCTTCTCGCGCTCGAATCGTGGCATTTAGCGAACCGTATTATCTAGATGGAACGGGGATTATTACCAAAAATTCTGCGATTCAAACTCAGCGAGATTTAGCGAATCAGACGATCGCGGTTTTGAATAATTCCAGTACGATCGCGGCTCTTCGCTTTCAATTTCCTCAAGTCAAACTCGTTGGTGTGGATTCTTATCAAGCGGGCAAGCAATTGATCGAATCTGGGCAAGCCATTGGATTTGCGGGCGATGTGAGCGTTCTAACGGGCTGGACGCAAGACTTTCCAGAGTATCGAATTTTGCCATTTCGGATTGCAGCGGAACCGTTAGCGATCGTCTTTCCCAAGGGACTCGAATCGGATGAATTGCGACGTGCTGTGGATCAAATTTTGCGGCGGTGGAAAGCTGAAGGGTGGTTACAACAGCGGGCTACCTATTGGGGTCTTCCTTGA